A segment of the uncultured Desulfobulbus sp. genome:
TTTTGGTTTTCGTATGGACAAACCAGAAAACCTCTTTAATTTAGGAGAACTGTATAATTTAAGCATCGTTCGTGGAACGCTTACCGCTGAAGACCGCTACACCATCAATGAACATATTATCACCACCATTCGCATGCTGGAGACCTTGCCGTATCCTGAAAATATGACCCGTATTCCGGAATACGCGGGAACCCATCACGAAACACTGCTCGGCACCGGCTATCCCAGAAAACTTAGTGCCAAGGATATTGGCATCCCCGGGCGCATTATGGCGATTGCTGATGTTTTTGAGGCACTCACCGCTTCTGATCGACCTTACAAAACTGCAAAAACACTCAGTGAATCCGTGCATATTCTCAGTACGATGGTCCAGGAACAATGTCTGGATAGGGATCTGTTCGCCCTGTTTTTGGAAAGTGGTATTTTTTTGGACTACGCTCACAGTTTTCTTGCACCTGAACAGATCGATACGGTTGATGTCGCTGAGATTCTTAAAACGCTGGAGCCCCAAGCCACTGTCTGATGATGCTGGGGTTCTTTCGGAACGTACCCCCTGATCAGTTACGGTGAAACTCTCTTGGAGTCCAATGAGAAAAAATCAATGTTTAACGCCGCTATACATCTTCGTCATGAACTGCACCGCTACCCGGAACTCTCCTCTCAGGAAGTACAAACGGCCGCAAGGCTGGTCCGCTATTTTGTTCCCCTGCAACCAGAGAGTATCATTGAACACCTAGGCGGCCATGGTCTCGCCGTGATATTTTCAGGAAAAGCACCCGGGCCGACAATCCTTTTTCGCTCGGAACTTGATGCCCTGCCTCTGGAGGAAACCATACCTGCAGCGTATCAATCTCTCCACCCCGGCATTTCCCATAAGTGCGGTCATGATGGACACTCGGCTATTCTTGCCGCAGTGGGGAGTTACCTCGCGTCCAACCCACCACAAAGAGGCAAGGTCGTGTTGTTGTTTCAGCCGGCGGAAGAGACGGGCAAGGGAGCTGCTGCCGTCCTGGATGATCCTCAATTTGGATCCATCAGACCGGACTTTGTTTTTGCCCTTCACAATCTTCCTGGAGTCCCACTGGGCGAAGTGGTGATTCGTGAAAACAGCATGGCCTGCGCTTCCCGAGGCATGGGGATTGTTCTGCGAGGACTCTCAGCGCACGCTGCCCAACCGGAAACAGGGCGAAGTCCGGCTCAGGCACTGGCGACAATTCTAGGTAACATCACCAGGCTGCCGGAGAGTGTAGACAGCTCCGAGGAGATCGCCTTTGTGACCACAGTGGGAGCGACTCTTGGGGAGAAGGCCTTTGGTATTGCCCCCCATCGGGCCGAGATATGGGCGACCTTGCGCAGCGAACAGGATGCAACCATGCACCGCATCGTTCAACACGTGGAGCGGGTGGTGCAGGATGCGGCCAGCCAATCAGGCCTGGAGTATTCCATAACCTATGAAGATATCTTTGCCGCAACCAGCAACGATCCTGCCGCAGTTGATTTGGTGATGAAGGCACATGGTGACAATGCATGTACACGGGCCCCTCAACCTTTCCGTTGGTCCGAAGACTTTGGGCAGTTCACCGCCCGTTTCCCCGGTGCGCTTTTTGGGATAGGTGCCGGTCTTGATGTTTCGGATTTGCACCAGCCAGATTTTGATTTTCCCGATGCACTGATTCCCCTTGGTGCGCAACTCTTTATTCGTCTGAGCCAGATATGTCTGGGAAGGGCACTGTGAGGTATGGGGTGATAAATATTTGGTATCGTCCGTAAATTTATAATTTGTATCCTGACGCAACTCACCCTTCACAACAAGGAGAATACTCCATGGTTTTTGCTTCATGGCGTGAATTTACCTTTGATTGGCTATCCTTGGCCCTGCTTATTACCTATCATGGATACCTCTACATAAAGGTGCGGCGGAAACCGTTGCAAACCTCCATAGGTATAACCAACCATGCCCGGCATATGTGGGTGCAGGTGGTGATGGAAAATAGGCGAGATGTCTTGGCTGTTCAGACCATGCGCAACCAGGTGATGGCGGCATCCTTTATGGCGTCAACCGCAATACTGCTTAGTCTTGGGGCATTGAATTCCGCCTTTCGTTCGGACATGTTCAATGAAATATCCCATACCCTCAATATGTACGGTGCGCGTACAGAAGAGTTATGGATGTTTAAACTGATGCTTCTTGGGATCCTTTTTTTTCTTACTTTTTTCAATTTTACGCTGGCTATTCGCTATTACAACCATGCCTCCTACATGATTAATACCGAGGCAACCGATGATACAGCCTGTTCGATTCATTCTGTCACCCAAACGCTCAACCGTGGTGCGCTTCATTACACCTTTGGAATGCGGGGATTTTATCTCTCCGCACCTTTGGCCCTTTGGCTCTTTGGGCCTGCCTGGATGTTAGCCGGATTCCTCGCCTTGATCGTAGTTCTCTTTCGCCTTGATAGTGAGGCCTGATTTTAATTGAGTTGAATCAGGCCGTGTTGTGGGCTGCGATGGAAATTGGCAAGGACTCTGCGTCGGGGGAAAAAATGGGACTGGCACCATAAAAATCTGGGACGGTTACTCTGTTTTGTGTAAAAGAGGGCTGAATTATTTGGCATTTATGATGATGGATTTAAGAGTAACCAAACTGATTGCAAGGAATTGCTGGTCAGGGAGTGAAGTCGAGGTTTTTTTATGCAGGTGTTTTATTTTGTTTTTG
Coding sequences within it:
- a CDS encoding amidohydrolase, which encodes MFNAAIHLRHELHRYPELSSQEVQTAARLVRYFVPLQPESIIEHLGGHGLAVIFSGKAPGPTILFRSELDALPLEETIPAAYQSLHPGISHKCGHDGHSAILAAVGSYLASNPPQRGKVVLLFQPAEETGKGAAAVLDDPQFGSIRPDFVFALHNLPGVPLGEVVIRENSMACASRGMGIVLRGLSAHAAQPETGRSPAQALATILGNITRLPESVDSSEEIAFVTTVGATLGEKAFGIAPHRAEIWATLRSEQDATMHRIVQHVERVVQDAASQSGLEYSITYEDIFAATSNDPAAVDLVMKAHGDNACTRAPQPFRWSEDFGQFTARFPGALFGIGAGLDVSDLHQPDFDFPDALIPLGAQLFIRLSQICLGRAL
- a CDS encoding DUF599 domain-containing protein is translated as MVFASWREFTFDWLSLALLITYHGYLYIKVRRKPLQTSIGITNHARHMWVQVVMENRRDVLAVQTMRNQVMAASFMASTAILLSLGALNSAFRSDMFNEISHTLNMYGARTEELWMFKLMLLGILFFLTFFNFTLAIRYYNHASYMINTEATDDTACSIHSVTQTLNRGALHYTFGMRGFYLSAPLALWLFGPAWMLAGFLALIVVLFRLDSEA